From Magnolia sinica isolate HGM2019 chromosome 13, MsV1, whole genome shotgun sequence, one genomic window encodes:
- the LOC131223826 gene encoding pentatricopeptide repeat-containing protein At1g74630-like isoform X1, which translates to MTHFKWAPRFDTVHLSDVYSRLISFSSLSASGSLEYARSFFENTAVHDPFLYNTMIRAYSQSIFPIEAINLYNQMQRRNVKSDNFTYPFVLKACARVLVAEENDGFVYIKKGAELHCRIIQSGLDFDTFIQNSLIFMYSQCGSLDLARRIFDGMMEKTVVSWNTMIVAYDRSNDFVSADFLFENNPGKNVVSWNTMITRHVKLGNIEAASRVFERMPERDAASWNSMMAGYIQSRNYSQALQLFHQMQINGVKPTEITIISVLGACTETGALEMGRDIHEFLKQNRFKIEGVLGNALLDMYAKCGSLKLAREIFDGMSMKHVSCWNSMIVALALHGHSDEALELFSSMEEKQDEARPNRVTFIGVLIACSHKGLVEAGRCFFRRMTDEYKIRPDIKHYGCMVDLLSRWGLLDEAHQVIKTMPFKANCVLWRTLLGACRTHSKVELAEEVCRKLAELEPLRDGDYVLLSNIYAEAERWEDVEWVRRKMIDLGVSKKPGCSQIEVK; encoded by the exons ATGAcccatttcaagtgggccccacggtttgATACGGTTCATTTGAGTGATGTTTATTCCAG GCTGATTAGCTTCTCATCTCTATCGGCTTCTGGCAGCCTTGAGTATGCCCGATCATTTTTTGAGAACACTGCTGTCCATGATCCGTTTCTTTACAACACTATGATCCGGGCTTACTCTCAAAGCATTTTTCCAATTGAAGCTATTAATCTATACAATCAGATGCAGCGTAGGAATGTAAAATCTGATAACTTCACTTACCCATTTGTGCTCAAGGCTTGTGCTAGAGTTTTGGTGGCAGAAGAAAATGATGGGTTTGTTTACATTAAAAAGGGTGCCGAGCTCCATTGCAGGATTATTCAATCAGGTCTTGATTTCGATACTTTTATTCAGAATTCCTTGATATTCATGTACTCGCAATGTGGAAGTCTTGATCTTGCCCGCAGAATATTTGATGGAATGATGGAGAAAACAGTTGTTTCATGGAATACcatgatagtggcatatgatagATCCAATGATTTTGTCTCCGCGGATTTTCTGTTTGAAAATAATCCTGGAAAAAATGTGGTTTCCTGGAATACCATGATCACCAGACACGTTAAATTGGGAAACATTGAAGCTGCATCAAGAGTTTTTGAAAGGATGCCTGAGCGGGATGCAGCTTCTTGGAACTCCATGATGGCTGGTTACATCCAGAGTAGAAATTACAGTCAGGCATTGCAGCTCTTTCACCAGATGCAAATTAATGGAGTTAAACCAACTGAGATAACAATCATATCGGTTCTTGGCGCATGCACAGAAACTGGAGCTCTAGAGATGGGTAGGGATATCCATGAATTCTTGAAACAGAATAGGTTTAAAATAGAAGGGGTCTTGGGGAATGCGCTACTGGATATGTACGCAAAATGTGGTAGCTTGAAGCTTGCCCGTGAAATCTTTGATGGAATGAGCATGAAACATGTGAGCTGTTGGAATTCGATGATTGTGGCTTTGGCGCTTCACGGTCACAGCGATGAAGCTCTTGAATTGTTTTCATCCATGGAAGAGAAACAGGATGAGGCTAGGCCTAACCGTGTTACTTTCATTGGGGTCCTAATTGCCTGTAGCCACAAGGGTCTTGTTGAAGCGGGCCGCTGCTTCTTCCGCAGAATGACAGATGAGTACAAGATCAGGCCTGATATAAAGCACTATGGATGCATGGTTGATCTTCTCAGCCGGTGGGGTTTGCTGGATGAGGCCCACCAGGTCATCAAAACAATGCCATTCAAGGCAAACTGTGTATTGTGGAGAACATTGTTGGGTGCTTGCCGGACACACAGTAAAGTGGAATTGGCTGAGGAAGTCTGCAGAAAGCTTGCTGAATTGGAGCCTCTTAGAGATGGTGATTATGTTCTCTTGTCGAACATTTATGCTGAAGCTGAGAGATGGGAAGATGTTGAATGGGTGAGGAGGAAAATGATTGATTTGGGAGTTTCCAAGAAGCCTGGTTGCAGCCAGATCGAGGTGAAATAG